The Agrococcus sp. SGAir0287 DNA window TGCTTGCGCGTGAGGGCCACGTAGCGGCCGTCGCGATGCACCTCGCGTCGGAACGGGTCGAGCCGCAGCCCCGCGATCTCGCGCACGGGCGGTCGCCGCCGCGCACGCCGCCGATCGAGGGCGCGCAGGCGCAGCACGAGCTCGCGCATCGCGAACGGCTTCGTCACGTAGTCGTCGGCCCCGAGCTCGAACCCCGACGCCTTGTCGTCGAGTCGATCCGCGGCCGTGAGCATGAGGATGGGCGTGCCCGAGCCGCCCTCGACGATGCTGCGCGCGATCGCCTCGCCCGAGATGCCCGGCACGTCGCGGTCGAGCACCGCGACGTCGTAGGTCGTGAGCGCGAGCAGCTCGAGCGCCGCGTGGCCGTCGAGCGCGACGTCGGCCGCGATCGCCTCGAGCCGCAGGCCGTCGCGGATCGCGTCCGCGAGGTAGGGCTCGTCCTCGACGACCAGGACGCGCATGCTCCCGATCGTACGGATCGGCAGGTATCGCCGGCGTATCGAGAATCCGAGACGCTCTCGCAACGGCCCGCACGGTGTGCTCGAGGCATGAGCACCGCCGCCCCAGTCCTCCGTCGCCGTCGTCGCCTCGCCCTCGTCGTCGGCTGCCTCGTCGTCGTCGCGCTCGCGACCTGCGCCGTGCCGCCCGCCCTGCAGTGGATGCTCGCCGCGGTCGCCGCACCGACGTCGTCGGTCGCGGGCGATCGCGGGCTGCCGCCCGCCGCATCCGAGCCGGGCGCGGCATCCGACTCCTCCGTGCCCGGCGTCGACGACGGGCTGCTGCCCGGCGGCCCCGTGTCGCCGCACGCCGACGTCCCCGCCGTCTCGCGGCTCGATCCCGCGCTGCTGTCGGCCCTCCGCGCGGCCACCGACGCGGCGGCGGCGGAGGGCTTCGAGATCGTCGTGAACTCCGGCTGGCGGTCGGCGGCGCTGCAGCAGGCGATGCTCGACGAGGCCATCGTCACCTACGGCTCGGCGGAGGAGGCCGCGCGCTGGGTGTCGACGCCCGACGAGTCGGCGCACGTCACGGGCGACGCCGTCGACGTCGGCGACCTCGACGGGGCGTCGTGGCTCGGCGGCCACGGCTGGGCGTGGGGGCTGTGCCAGACGTACGCGAACGAGTCGTGGCACTTCGAGCTGCGCCCCGAGGCGGCCGCCGACGGCACGTGCCCGCCGATGGCGACCGATCCCACCGCCGCGCACTGACAGTGCGACACGCCCGGGATCCGCACGACGATCCGCGCGTGTCGAATCGCGCCGCCCCCATCCGTCTCCGAGATGTGGCACCGTGCCACCGGAGAGACGAGGAGAACCGCCATGACGACGTACGCGTACTTCATCCACGAGCCCGACTGGGACAGCGACGCCTACCTCCCCGCCGACGGCGGGACGGCCGACGCGCTCGGCGAGGACTTCGGCGAGTTCACCGCCTTCGAGGAGCGCGTGCGCGAGCTCGGCGGCACCGTCGTCGGCGGCCAGGCGCTGCAGCACGCCCGGTACGGCGGGCGCGTGACGCCGGGCGGCCCGGGGCGTCGGGAGGAGGACGCCGTCTTCACCGACGGCGCGAACCCCGAGCTCACGGAGGTCGTCACGGGCTTCTACCTCATCGAGGTCGACGACGAG harbors:
- a CDS encoding response regulator transcription factor, which codes for MRVLVVEDEPYLADAIRDGLRLEAIAADVALDGHAALELLALTTYDVAVLDRDVPGISGEAIARSIVEGGSGTPILMLTAADRLDDKASGFELGADDYVTKPFAMRELVLRLRALDRRRARRRPPVREIAGLRLDPFRREVHRDGRYVALTRKQFAVLEVLVDAAGGVVSAEELLERAWDEHADPFTNAVRITVSTLRKRLGEPWIVRTVPGVGYRIAEADEAEGTDADASA
- a CDS encoding M15 family metallopeptidase; the protein is MSTAAPVLRRRRRLALVVGCLVVVALATCAVPPALQWMLAAVAAPTSSVAGDRGLPPAASEPGAASDSSVPGVDDGLLPGGPVSPHADVPAVSRLDPALLSALRAATDAAAAEGFEIVVNSGWRSAALQQAMLDEAIVTYGSAEEAARWVSTPDESAHVTGDAVDVGDLDGASWLGGHGWAWGLCQTYANESWHFELRPEAAADGTCPPMATDPTAAH
- a CDS encoding YciI family protein; protein product: MTTYAYFIHEPDWDSDAYLPADGGTADALGEDFGEFTAFEERVRELGGTVVGGQALQHARYGGRVTPGGPGRREEDAVFTDGANPELTEVVTGFYLIEVDDEDVARRIAAHVPTGGHVEWRRVFPMG